One genomic region from Deltaproteobacteria bacterium encodes:
- a CDS encoding gamma-glutamyl-gamma-aminobutyrate hydrolase family protein, whose amino-acid sequence MKPAIGITPDFEERGEKKAGGYFLYERYVTAVEEAGGIPLILPYVSTGEVPRLVDRIDGLIVTGGAFDIDPVLYGEVWSVTEGKVKDRRTAFEMEITRLALVADLPLLGICGGEQLLNVLFGGSLYQDILEQVAGAMNHERKKEQDPLHTIEVVSGTLLSSIVGRPRLPVNSSHHQSVRKLGEGLIVNARAEDGVVEGIESGRHRFALGVQWHPELIAGEGDGKAKIIKALVGEAARSMQPG is encoded by the coding sequence ATGAAACCGGCCATCGGGATCACCCCCGATTTTGAGGAGCGGGGAGAAAAGAAGGCAGGAGGATACTTTCTCTACGAGCGGTATGTGACGGCCGTGGAAGAGGCCGGCGGGATTCCCCTGATCCTTCCTTATGTCTCCACCGGGGAGGTCCCCCGCCTGGTCGACCGGATCGACGGCCTGATCGTCACCGGCGGCGCCTTCGATATCGATCCCGTTCTCTACGGAGAAGTCTGGTCGGTCACCGAAGGGAAGGTCAAGGATCGACGGACCGCCTTTGAGATGGAGATCACCCGGCTGGCGCTGGTGGCGGATCTTCCCCTCCTCGGGATCTGCGGCGGCGAACAGCTCTTGAACGTTCTTTTCGGGGGGAGTCTCTATCAGGATATTCTCGAACAGGTTGCAGGTGCGATGAACCATGAAAGGAAGAAGGAGCAAGACCCGCTCCATACGATTGAAGTGGTTTCCGGTACGCTCCTCTCATCCATCGTCGGAAGGCCCCGGCTCCCTGTCAACAGTTCCCATCACCAGTCGGTCCGGAAGCTGGGAGAAGGGTTGATCGTCAATGCCCGGGCCGAAGACGGGGTGGTTGAGGGGATCGAAAGCGGTCGTCATCGCTTTGCCCTGGGGGTGCAGTGGCACCCCGAATTGATCGCGGGGGAGGGAGACGGAAAAGCAAAGATCATCAAGGCGCTGGTCGGGGAGGCTGCCCGGAGTATGCAGCCGGGGTGA
- a CDS encoding D-aminoacylase: protein MDYVIRNVRIVDGSGDPSFVGDLGVEGERFAFVGPHCPAKGKREIDGTGLAAAPGFVDIHSHSDYYLLIGPRAEGKVLQGVTTEIGGNCGYSAAPIFGRIREERIKTYRDLFGLSLPWEGVGDYYRHLSETGMSVNFGLLAGHNTIRSSAMYGSNRAPSPEERKTMISTLCRAVEEGALGLSTGLIYPPACFADADELVTLCKAVAEKGGIFAVHMRSEGNRLLEAIDEVIAVAGRSGVPLQISHLKTSGRKNWGKLEEVFDRIESARRRGIDVACDRYPYTASNTGLSAVLPDWTFEGGVERLLARLAERTERSRMAEEILREHPEPDYFANIMICAVTRPEHEHFVARRVLECAETEGKAPIDFVADLLIAERNMVDAIYFTMSPDNLRRILKKPYVMIGSDSGAKAFDGPLGEGNPHPRAYGTCPRVLQQFVREEGLLTLEEAVRKMTSQPLERVGVRGRGRIRERLAADLVLFDPDRIEDPATYEDPKQPPRGIERVWVNGTVVVEEGRHTGARPGRILRKERRAP, encoded by the coding sequence ATGGATTATGTCATTCGAAATGTGCGGATCGTGGACGGCAGCGGTGATCCTTCCTTTGTCGGGGATCTGGGGGTCGAAGGGGAGCGGTTTGCCTTCGTAGGGCCCCACTGCCCCGCAAAGGGGAAGCGGGAGATCGACGGGACGGGCCTTGCTGCGGCCCCCGGGTTCGTCGATATCCATTCCCATTCCGATTATTATCTATTGATCGGCCCCCGGGCGGAAGGCAAGGTCCTGCAGGGGGTGACGACGGAGATCGGTGGAAACTGCGGTTATTCGGCGGCGCCGATCTTCGGACGGATCCGGGAGGAGCGCATCAAGACCTACCGCGACCTCTTCGGCCTCTCGCTCCCCTGGGAAGGGGTGGGCGACTATTATCGTCATCTTTCCGAGACCGGGATGTCGGTTAACTTCGGGCTCCTCGCCGGGCACAATACGATCCGTTCTTCCGCAATGTACGGAAGTAACCGGGCACCCTCGCCGGAAGAACGGAAGACCATGATCTCGACTCTTTGCCGGGCCGTGGAGGAGGGGGCGCTGGGCCTCTCCACGGGATTGATTTATCCGCCGGCCTGTTTTGCGGATGCCGATGAACTGGTGACCCTGTGCAAGGCGGTTGCCGAAAAAGGAGGGATCTTTGCCGTTCATATGCGAAGTGAGGGAAACCGGCTCTTGGAGGCGATCGACGAGGTAATTGCCGTCGCCGGCCGGTCCGGAGTCCCCCTGCAGATCTCTCATCTGAAGACCTCGGGACGGAAGAACTGGGGAAAACTGGAGGAGGTGTTTGACCGCATCGAGTCTGCCCGCCGCCGCGGTATCGATGTCGCCTGTGACCGCTATCCCTATACGGCCTCCAACACGGGGCTCTCCGCGGTCCTTCCCGACTGGACCTTTGAGGGGGGTGTGGAGCGGCTCCTGGCACGGCTTGCCGAGCGGACCGAACGGTCACGGATGGCCGAAGAGATCCTCCGGGAACATCCCGAGCCGGACTATTTTGCCAACATCATGATCTGTGCCGTGACCCGTCCGGAGCATGAGCATTTTGTGGCGCGGCGTGTTCTGGAATGTGCCGAAACGGAGGGGAAGGCGCCGATCGATTTCGTCGCCGATCTTCTCATTGCCGAACGGAACATGGTCGATGCCATCTACTTTACCATGAGTCCGGACAACCTCCGCCGAATCCTGAAGAAACCCTATGTCATGATCGGCTCCGACAGCGGCGCCAAGGCCTTTGACGGTCCTCTCGGAGAGGGAAACCCCCATCCCCGCGCTTACGGCACCTGCCCGAGGGTCCTGCAGCAGTTCGTCCGTGAGGAGGGGCTCCTCACCCTGGAGGAGGCGGTGCGGAAGATGACCTCCCAGCCGTTGGAAAGAGTCGGTGTCCGCGGTCGGGGACGGATCCGGGAAAGGCTTGCCGCGGACCTGGTCCTCTTCGACCCGGACCGGATCGAAGATCCGGCCACCTACGAAGATCCGAAACAACCCCCCCGGGGGATCGAACGCGTCTGGGTCAACGGAACGGTCGTGGTGGAGGAGGGTCGCCATACCGGGGCGCGGCCGGGAAGGATCCTCCGGAAAGAGAGACGAGCTCCATGA
- the gshB gene encoding glutathione synthase yields MAALKIGFIIDPIETIRPDEDSTYLFMLEAQRRGHEIFYMTVPDLFMKGNRPGASGVRLEVFRDKEYYRLGKKKTLDLNGFDILFMRKDPPFNLEYYTATLILERVNPSTLVINDPKGLRNNNEKASTLRFPGLTPETLITHRIDQLQRFLDDVGGEMIVKSLFRSYGREVLYVNREGMNCNTLLEMATRDETRFVMAQRYLYEAADGDKRIILLNGEPVGAVLWLPPEKYGDKPPIRTPWREVKTELTERERFVCETIAPHLKENGLYFAGIDMIGGYLTEINITSPTCLHEINRLNHVHLEEKVIDFAEEEQRRRAASGR; encoded by the coding sequence ATGGCGGCGCTGAAAATCGGCTTTATCATCGACCCCATAGAGACGATCCGCCCCGACGAGGACTCTACCTACCTCTTCATGCTGGAGGCACAACGCCGGGGGCACGAGATCTTCTACATGACCGTTCCCGACCTCTTCATGAAGGGAAACCGTCCGGGCGCCTCGGGCGTCCGGCTGGAAGTCTTCCGAGACAAAGAATACTACCGTCTCGGGAAAAAGAAGACCCTCGACCTGAACGGGTTCGACATTCTCTTCATGCGAAAGGACCCCCCCTTCAACCTCGAGTACTATACGGCTACGCTGATCCTGGAACGGGTCAATCCATCCACACTGGTCATCAACGACCCGAAGGGACTTCGAAACAACAATGAAAAAGCAAGTACGCTCCGTTTCCCCGGGCTGACCCCCGAAACACTGATTACCCATCGAATCGATCAGTTGCAGCGTTTCCTTGACGACGTGGGTGGTGAGATGATCGTCAAGTCCCTCTTTCGATCCTACGGAAGGGAGGTCCTCTACGTCAACCGGGAAGGGATGAACTGCAACACCCTGCTCGAGATGGCCACACGGGACGAGACCCGTTTCGTCATGGCCCAGCGCTACCTCTACGAGGCGGCCGACGGGGACAAGCGGATCATTCTGTTAAACGGCGAGCCGGTCGGCGCCGTCCTCTGGCTCCCGCCGGAGAAATACGGGGACAAGCCCCCCATCCGGACCCCCTGGCGGGAGGTCAAGACGGAACTGACGGAACGGGAACGGTTCGTCTGTGAGACCATCGCTCCCCACCTGAAAGAGAACGGCCTCTATTTTGCGGGAATCGATATGATCGGAGGCTACCTGACGGAGATCAATATCACCAGTCCCACATGCCTTCATGAAATCAACCGGCTCAACCATGTTCATCTCGAGGAAAAGGTGATTGATTTTGCGGAAGAGGAACAAAGGCGCAGGGCAGCATCCGGAAGATAG
- a CDS encoding glutamate--cysteine ligase, with protein sequence MVVTESRRITLDDLSRYFREGCKDPARLSIGGEFELLGVDPDSARAVGYNGVPGVHLILDRLLEEPQWGPQCEGGELICLLGANGSNITLEPGGQLELSGKPSPGLGGVRDELSSYVTQLRRVTEDLAVDFIGAGMHPVSRADEIPFVNKCRYGIMAPYLEKQGRLAHTMMKETATVQVNLDYTSEEDAMEKFRTAMGITSIVSAMYANSPLSGGRPNGFMTMREHVWMHTDPDRCGLLPFAFGEDAAFEDYLHYALAVPMLFIIREGEWIPMKGIPFGEYLKKGVEGFHAIREDWDLHQSTLFPEVRLKQYLEIRGVDGQAPGMVITVPAFWMGILYDDGARKAAWELVRDWSFSERRQLHASVCRLGLHAKIRGTLLLDLARELVRIAREGLSRLGEEVQLLGPLEELILGAGKCPAEVLLEKWDQSGHDLHRLVKESSFFQSSLVSPA encoded by the coding sequence ATGGTGGTGACTGAATCACGACGCATTACTCTTGATGACCTGTCCCGTTATTTTCGGGAGGGGTGCAAGGATCCGGCCCGTCTTTCCATCGGGGGAGAGTTCGAACTTCTCGGCGTCGATCCGGATTCGGCTCGTGCGGTCGGCTACAACGGGGTGCCGGGGGTTCATCTCATCCTGGACCGGTTGCTGGAAGAACCGCAGTGGGGTCCCCAGTGTGAAGGGGGGGAACTGATCTGTCTTCTCGGGGCGAACGGCTCCAACATCACCCTCGAACCGGGGGGGCAGCTCGAACTCTCCGGGAAGCCTTCTCCCGGTCTTGGCGGGGTCCGGGATGAGCTCTCTTCATACGTGACACAGCTTCGCCGGGTAACGGAGGACCTTGCCGTCGATTTTATCGGCGCCGGGATGCACCCCGTGAGCCGGGCCGATGAGATCCCCTTTGTGAACAAGTGCCGCTACGGCATCATGGCGCCCTACCTGGAAAAGCAGGGACGCCTGGCGCACACCATGATGAAGGAGACCGCCACCGTTCAGGTCAACCTCGACTACACCAGTGAGGAAGATGCCATGGAGAAGTTCCGGACGGCCATGGGGATCACCTCCATCGTCTCGGCCATGTATGCCAACTCCCCCCTTTCCGGCGGACGGCCGAACGGTTTTATGACGATGCGGGAGCATGTCTGGATGCATACCGATCCGGACCGATGCGGTCTCCTCCCTTTTGCCTTCGGGGAGGACGCCGCCTTTGAGGATTATCTTCACTACGCGCTGGCAGTGCCGATGTTGTTCATCATCCGGGAGGGGGAGTGGATCCCGATGAAGGGTATCCCTTTCGGAGAGTATCTCAAAAAGGGGGTTGAGGGTTTTCATGCCATCCGGGAGGATTGGGATCTCCATCAGAGTACCCTCTTCCCGGAGGTCCGTCTGAAGCAGTACCTGGAGATCCGGGGTGTGGACGGGCAGGCGCCGGGGATGGTGATAACGGTGCCGGCCTTCTGGATGGGGATCCTCTATGATGACGGCGCCCGGAAGGCTGCCTGGGAATTAGTGCGGGACTGGTCCTTTTCGGAGCGGAGGCAACTGCATGCATCGGTCTGCCGCCTGGGGCTGCATGCAAAGATCCGGGGGACGCTTCTTCTCGATCTGGCCCGGGAACTGGTACGGATTGCACGGGAGGGGCTTTCCCGGCTGGGCGAGGAGGTCCAACTGCTCGGGCCGCTCGAAGAGCTGATCCTGGGGGCGGGGAAGTGCCCGGCGGAGGTCCTTCTGGAAAAATGGGATCAGTCCGGTCACGACCTGCATCGTCTGGTCAAGGAGAGTTCCTTCTTTCAGTCGTCTCTTGTCTCCCCGGCCTGA